Proteins co-encoded in one Accipiter gentilis chromosome 33, bAccGen1.1, whole genome shotgun sequence genomic window:
- the CCS gene encoding copper chaperone for superoxide dismutase isoform X1 → MAAPGPSGSSCRLEFAVQMQCQGCADAVRSALREAPDVQLLELRLEAQTVLVETTAAAERVRELLEKSGRRAVLKGMGGSDDGKRDSGASGRGNTCAGFGVPTSLPAANLGAAVAALSGPGAVRGLVRFLQISPTRCLVDGAVDGLPPGPHGIHVHEFGDLSRPCDSCGDHFNPDGECHGGPQDQHRHIGDLGNIWADAEGKASFRMEDSRLKVWDIIGRSVVVDAGEDDLGRGSHPLSRVTGNSGPGLACGVVARAAGLFQNPKRVCSCDGVTLWEERDRTTAAPGPTAVPGPAAASSPTAAPAPHL, encoded by the exons ATGGCGGCGCCGGGGCCGAGCGGGAGCAGCTGCCGG CTGGAGTTTGCGGTGCAGATGCAGTGCCAGGGCTGCGCAGACGCCGTGCGGTCAGCACTGCGGGAAGCCCCAG acgtgcagctgctggagctgcggCTGGAGGCGCAGACGGTGCTGGTGGAGACGACGGCGGCAGCCGAGCGGGTGCGGGAGCTGCTGGAGAAGTCGGGGCGCCGGGCGGTGCTGAAGGGGATGGGGGGCTCCGATGACGGTAAGCGGGATTCGGGGGCGTCAGGGAGGGGGAACACGTGCGCGGGATTTGGGGTGCCGACGAGTCTCCCTGCAGCGAACCTGGGGGCAGCAGTGGCGGCGCTTTCCGGCCCCGGCGCAGTGCGGGGCCTGGTGCGGTTCCTGCAGATCTCGCCGACGCGGTGCCTGGTGGACGGCGCCGTCGATGGGCTCCCACCGGGTCCCCACGGGATTCACGTCCACGAATTCGGGGACCTCTCGCGCCCCTGTGACAG CTGCGGGGACCACTTCAACCCTGACGGCGAGTGCCACGGGGGACCCCAGGACCAGCACCGG CACATCGGGGACCTGGGGAACATCTGGGCTGATGCTGAAGGCAAAGCCAGCTTCCGCATGGAGGACTCGCGCCTGAAG GTCTGGGACATCATCGGGCGCTCGGTGGTGGTGGATGCAGGCGAGGACGACCTGGGCCGGGGCTCTCACCCACTCTCCCGGGTGACGGGGAACTCGGGGCCGGG GCTGGCCTGCGGCGTGGTGGCCCGTGCAGCCGGGCTCTTCCAGAACCCCAAGCGGGTCTGCTCCTGCGACGGCGTGACCCTGTGGGAGGAGAGGGACCGGACcacggcagcccccggccccacggcagtccccggccccgctgcagcttccagccccacggcagccccggccccccatcTCTAG
- the CCS gene encoding copper chaperone for superoxide dismutase isoform X2 yields MAAPGPSGSSCRLEFAVQMQCQGCADAVRSALREAPDVQLLELRLEAQTVLVETTAAAERVRELLEKSGRRAVLKGMGGSDDANLGAAVAALSGPGAVRGLVRFLQISPTRCLVDGAVDGLPPGPHGIHVHEFGDLSRPCDSCGDHFNPDGECHGGPQDQHRHIGDLGNIWADAEGKASFRMEDSRLKVWDIIGRSVVVDAGEDDLGRGSHPLSRVTGNSGPGLACGVVARAAGLFQNPKRVCSCDGVTLWEERDRTTAAPGPTAVPGPAAASSPTAAPAPHL; encoded by the exons ATGGCGGCGCCGGGGCCGAGCGGGAGCAGCTGCCGG CTGGAGTTTGCGGTGCAGATGCAGTGCCAGGGCTGCGCAGACGCCGTGCGGTCAGCACTGCGGGAAGCCCCAG acgtgcagctgctggagctgcggCTGGAGGCGCAGACGGTGCTGGTGGAGACGACGGCGGCAGCCGAGCGGGTGCGGGAGCTGCTGGAGAAGTCGGGGCGCCGGGCGGTGCTGAAGGGGATGGGGGGCTCCGATGACG CGAACCTGGGGGCAGCAGTGGCGGCGCTTTCCGGCCCCGGCGCAGTGCGGGGCCTGGTGCGGTTCCTGCAGATCTCGCCGACGCGGTGCCTGGTGGACGGCGCCGTCGATGGGCTCCCACCGGGTCCCCACGGGATTCACGTCCACGAATTCGGGGACCTCTCGCGCCCCTGTGACAG CTGCGGGGACCACTTCAACCCTGACGGCGAGTGCCACGGGGGACCCCAGGACCAGCACCGG CACATCGGGGACCTGGGGAACATCTGGGCTGATGCTGAAGGCAAAGCCAGCTTCCGCATGGAGGACTCGCGCCTGAAG GTCTGGGACATCATCGGGCGCTCGGTGGTGGTGGATGCAGGCGAGGACGACCTGGGCCGGGGCTCTCACCCACTCTCCCGGGTGACGGGGAACTCGGGGCCGGG GCTGGCCTGCGGCGTGGTGGCCCGTGCAGCCGGGCTCTTCCAGAACCCCAAGCGGGTCTGCTCCTGCGACGGCGTGACCCTGTGGGAGGAGAGGGACCGGACcacggcagcccccggccccacggcagtccccggccccgctgcagcttccagccccacggcagccccggccccccatcTCTAG